TTGTAGCACACTGtctggctttttttttttttttttttttcctgcaaaATTGGCTATTTAGCTATTTGGCTATTTTCCTAATTTGGCTATTTCTCtaatttggctagctacgctgcttatttttttttttccaaattggctagctgagTCCCCGCGCACAGAACAAAATGAGAgttctctcccttttgtccGCCCTCTGCCTCGTTTCCACCTGCCGAGGTCACAGGAATTTATTTGCCAGAAATAACTACCTGCAGTACCTGCGGTCACAGAACTTCATGCAGGAAAAACCAAAGTTCCAAAAGCTAAACCAAAATTACTCGGAAGACCTGAACGAGTTTGACAACTATGAAGATGACGAATTGGATGCGGAAAATGTTGAAGCGACCAGCAAAGAGAGGGTGACCCAGAAGAGTGGCACCAGCAGTAGCAGCAGTGAGAACAAAttagaatttaaaaatatcgaAAAGGAGCTGAACAACATGGGCGAAATTTTACACGAAGAAAAGGATAACCTTCTCCTAATGGGGGGCGGTCGCGAATGCTCCGTGAGCGACAAAGGCACTTTAGATGTGTCACTCAACTCAGGTGacatttttaacttaacCAAGTACACAGTCGAAATGTCCTCATCGGGAATACTCATTAGGGATACACAAAATTCCAACGTCGTCAAAGAAATCGCATTTGACACTGTAAAGCTTCCAATAGAGACCATAGAAGAAACGAGGGAATGCTGGAAAATACGCTCCCATAAGGAAACGTTCCTCTTTTGTGAACGAAGCAAAGAAGCCAGAGATAGGTGGATTACTAACATGTTAAAAGCTTTGTTCTgttataatacaaataatttaACTATTGACGAGGGTGTGCAGACGGGACTTAGCTCGAAGGTGGACATTCCAAAGGAATCAACCGTCGACGCTAGAATAGCAGCTTCTTTGAAGGATGAGCCAAATGGCAGTGGAGACAATTCTTCCCATGGTCGCGCAAAACGGAAAGGAAATAATAACATTACCATttcgaatttaaaaaatgacaaaccAGAAATTGTGGTTAACTAGTGCGCGCGACGCTGAGGTGACGAGGCGAGGGGGTGAGCATATGGTGACCCTTCCCTTGTCATTTGGTTGGCAAATCTCCGCCAATTCGCTTTTCACCCTTTGTTTTAGACGGTAAAACATTAGTAATACTACTAATGGGATTACCATTTCCGATCGACTgagctctttttttttttttttttttttttgttcaccatttttttgccctatTTTGTTGCCACGTTTAATTAACCACCGCGTTAACgcaaattgcaaaaaaaaaacgatgagCCTTTTAACACACTTGTtttgccaaaaggggggaatttttcacttttaaaaatgtatggGTAAACTCCCGGGGCGTGGAAGCTTCCCAACATATATAGCGTTAGCTATTGACGCGGGAAGGGGCCTTACCCATTTTGTTACCCCTGCGCGTAGCAACGCAGCTGCGAAAAaagtatgtatgtataattaggaaaaaaaaaaaaaaaaagagcgtgaaaaaaacgcttaaaaaaaacgcgtaaaaaagaaaggcatCTAAATGTAGGTGTGTAACTCACTTGCACATCCACTCTGTGCAGCCGCGAAGGTGGGGGCGCGCCAACCAGCGGAATCTTAACATCACCCTCCTGAGCAAAAGCTGCACATGGTACCGCACAAAAGGACGTGTTGGTATACTGgaatgaagatgaagaacgCGCTGACGTGACAGAACAGGGTATATGcacatttcccattttgctccctccctttttacaACCCTCGCGCCACTCCTCAACAGCATGCTAGACGTAAAAGCAGATACCCCCCACCGGAAGGCATCCAACTCGTGCAAGAAAATACTAAGCGATATGATCGCATGTTACCAAAACACGATTTGTTATAAGCGGGAAAACGCCACCTTCGAAGAGTGCCTACACAACCATGACTTGAACGAGGTGGACGAAAACTGCATCATTTTGCGAAGGGCCTATGCGCAGTGCCGACGTAATATCCTCAAtgggaattttaaaatgttgggTAACCCCCTCTCGAGATGATTCAGttggaggggggagggaagggACCCAGATGGCTC
Above is a genomic segment from Plasmodium vivax chromosome 5, whole genome shotgun sequence containing:
- a CDS encoding hypothetical protein, conserved (encoded by transcript PVX_089075A) — encoded protein: MRVLSLLSALCLVSTCRGHRNLFARNNYLQYLRSQNFMQEKPKFQKLNQNYSEDLNEFDNYEDDELDAENVEATSKERVTQKSGTSSSSSENKLEFKNIEKELNNMGEILHEEKDNLLLMGGGRECSVSDKGTLDVSLNSGDIFNLTKYTVEMSSSGILIRDTQNSNVVKEIAFDTVKLPIETIEETRECWKIRSHKETFLFCERSKEARDRWITNMLKALFCYNTNNLTIDEGVQTGLSSKVDIPKESTVDARIAASLKDEPNGSGDNSSHGRAKRKGNNNITISNLKNDKPEIVVN
- a CDS encoding hypothetical protein, conserved (encoded by transcript PVX_089080A) produces the protein MHISHFAPSLFTTLAPLLNSMLDVKADTPHRKASNSCKKILSDMIACYQNTICYKRENATFEECLHNHDLNEVDENCIILRRAYAQCRRNILNGNFKMLGNPLSR